A window of Mucilaginibacter sp. PAMC 26640 contains these coding sequences:
- a CDS encoding aminopeptidase encodes MNLKTKISFVFCIVCLAIKAQPSPKTLPVETGVALQLATYRHQVISDIQYTLNFAIPAKKADAVTASEVIEFNLSAIGQPLQIDFKQAAINVQALAVNGKAVTVELQKEHLIIDPKSLRTGVNKIAIRFIAGSESLNRNDDYMYCLFVPDHARNTFPCFDQPDLKARFLLTLSVPTGWQVMANGQQKGSKIEGDKTVYEFANSDKLPTYLFSFTAGKYTYASQQLNARSAEFLYRETDQKKIELSLDSVFIAHQNAISFLQEWTGIAYPFQKVGFVAIPDFQFGGMEHPGEVQYKASALFLDDGATKDQFISRANLISHETAHMWFGDLVTMQWFNDVWMKEVFANFMADKVTQKMMGEETFNLKFLQDHYPAAYNVDRTAGANPIRQPLDNLQEAGSLYGDIIYNKAPIMMRQLEQLMGQENFQMGIRQYLKKYAYGNATWTDLIAILSKHTTADLYRWNKVWVNEPGRPVFDYSIAYNGSKIRSLVISQHPESGTQRIWPQAFSITLFYPSGIKTIPVDMNAQQISLKAAIGMDRPLYMLFNSDGMGYGLFPSDKSIKLYNLKSPLQRAAAYISAYENMLAGRSYQPVELLSMFTDGLTAETNEMNLRLINGYISTIYWEFLSQQVRQGLSLALETSVWDALQKQTAVNNKKILFRTYQSVFTSKDAVAKMHRIWQDQQPPEGIKLNEDDYTGIALSLALRGDSPRETLKQQEERITNADRKIRLQFLAPALSPEAAERDAFFKGLSGRKNRAKEAWVGAALAYLNHPLRQSTSVKYLPQSLQLLGEIQQTGDIFFPQSWLGAIFGSYQSKEAADDVQVFLNNHPAYNPRLKAKILQATDNLMRAQNLVPQP; translated from the coding sequence ATGAATTTGAAGACTAAAATATCTTTTGTGTTTTGCATCGTCTGCCTTGCAATTAAAGCGCAGCCATCTCCAAAAACATTGCCCGTTGAAACCGGCGTGGCGCTGCAATTGGCAACCTACCGGCACCAGGTGATCAGCGATATCCAATACACCTTAAACTTTGCTATTCCTGCCAAGAAAGCTGATGCCGTTACAGCATCGGAAGTCATTGAGTTTAATCTATCGGCAATAGGGCAGCCCCTACAAATAGATTTTAAGCAAGCGGCAATCAATGTGCAGGCACTAGCGGTTAATGGCAAAGCTGTTACGGTGGAGCTGCAAAAGGAGCATCTTATTATTGATCCCAAATCCCTGCGTACGGGTGTCAATAAGATAGCGATTCGCTTTATTGCAGGCAGCGAATCCCTCAACCGGAATGACGACTATATGTACTGCCTGTTTGTGCCGGATCATGCGCGCAATACCTTCCCCTGCTTCGATCAACCCGACTTGAAGGCAAGATTTTTACTCACTTTATCGGTACCCACCGGCTGGCAGGTTATGGCCAACGGCCAGCAAAAAGGCAGTAAAATAGAAGGGGATAAAACGGTGTATGAGTTTGCCAATTCGGATAAGCTGCCTACCTACCTGTTTTCTTTTACAGCTGGTAAATACACCTATGCAAGCCAGCAATTAAATGCAAGGTCAGCGGAGTTCCTATACCGCGAAACAGATCAGAAGAAGATCGAACTTAGTCTCGATTCGGTTTTTATTGCGCATCAAAATGCTATCAGCTTTTTACAAGAGTGGACGGGCATTGCCTATCCTTTTCAAAAAGTAGGTTTTGTGGCCATTCCCGATTTTCAGTTTGGCGGTATGGAACATCCCGGTGAAGTGCAGTACAAAGCTTCAGCCTTGTTTTTGGATGATGGAGCAACCAAAGATCAGTTCATCAGCCGGGCAAACCTCATCTCGCACGAAACGGCACATATGTGGTTTGGCGACCTGGTAACCATGCAATGGTTTAACGATGTATGGATGAAAGAGGTGTTTGCCAACTTTATGGCAGATAAGGTTACCCAAAAAATGATGGGGGAAGAAACTTTCAACCTCAAGTTTTTGCAGGATCATTATCCTGCGGCTTATAACGTCGACCGGACTGCAGGTGCCAACCCCATTCGCCAGCCGCTGGATAACCTGCAGGAAGCAGGCTCGCTTTATGGCGATATTATTTACAACAAAGCACCCATTATGATGAGGCAACTGGAGCAATTGATGGGGCAGGAAAACTTCCAAATGGGAATCAGACAATACCTGAAAAAATATGCCTACGGCAATGCCACATGGACCGATCTGATCGCTATCCTGAGCAAGCACACTACGGCCGATTTATACAGATGGAACAAAGTGTGGGTGAACGAACCGGGCAGGCCGGTGTTTGATTACAGCATTGCTTACAATGGCTCTAAAATTAGAAGTTTGGTTATTTCGCAACATCCCGAAAGTGGTACGCAACGTATCTGGCCCCAGGCATTCAGTATTACTTTATTTTATCCCTCTGGCATTAAAACTATCCCGGTAGATATGAATGCACAGCAGATTAGTTTGAAAGCAGCTATTGGGATGGATAGACCCTTATACATGCTGTTCAACTCTGATGGAATGGGTTATGGCTTATTTCCATCTGATAAAAGCATTAAACTATACAACCTTAAAAGCCCCTTGCAACGCGCAGCGGCTTACATTTCTGCTTATGAAAATATGCTGGCCGGCAGATCTTATCAACCCGTGGAGTTGCTTAGTATGTTTACCGACGGCCTGACGGCCGAAACCAACGAAATGAACCTGAGATTAATTAATGGATACATCAGTACTATTTACTGGGAATTTTTATCCCAGCAGGTTCGCCAGGGTTTGAGTTTGGCGCTCGAAACATCGGTTTGGGATGCATTGCAGAAACAAACTGCGGTTAATAATAAAAAGATCTTGTTCCGTACATACCAGTCTGTTTTTACAAGTAAGGATGCTGTGGCGAAAATGCACCGGATCTGGCAGGATCAGCAACCGCCGGAAGGTATAAAGCTTAACGAGGATGATTACACCGGCATTGCGCTATCGCTGGCCCTTAGAGGTGATTCTCCCCGCGAAACTCTAAAGCAGCAGGAAGAGCGCATTACCAATGCGGACCGAAAAATAAGACTGCAGTTTTTAGCCCCGGCATTATCTCCCGAAGCTGCGGAGCGCGATGCTTTTTTCAAAGGTTTATCCGGGCGTAAGAACCGCGCAAAAGAAGCCTGGGTTGGAGCTGCGCTGGCCTACTTAAATCATCCGTTGAGGCAATCAACTTCGGTAAAGTATCTGCCCCAAAGCCTGCAGTTGTTGGGGGAAATTCAGCAAACTGGGGATATATTTTTCCCGCAATCGTGGCTGGGCGCCATTTTTGGCAGTTATCAAAGCAAAGAGGCGGCTGATGATGTGCAAGTCTTTTTAAATAACCATCCTGCATATAACCCCAGGCTGAAGGCTAAGATTTTGCAAGCCACAGATAATTTAATGCGGGCGCAAAATCTGGTGCCTCAGCCGTAA
- a CDS encoding sigma-54-dependent Fis family transcriptional regulator, producing the protein MQSTILIIDDEKKLNDLLSRIISLEGFRVVQAYNGKDGLKLLEQEDVLVVLSDVKLPDANGVELVKTIKTKKPYVEVINLTAYGTINDGVQSIKNGAFNYIVKGDDNDKIIPLLNQAVEKARLHQSIFNAEKKVSSKHSFAQIIGQSKAIVEAVNLARKVAATDTTVLLLGDTGTGKEVFASAIHYESQRRLMPFVAINCSSFSGELLESELFGYKAGAFTGATKDKKGLFEEAHHGSIFLDEIGEMSLELQAKLLRVLESKTFIKLGDTQTTKVNIRIMAATNRDLQKEADEGKFRLDLYYRLSVFTIALPSLNERTDDIGLLAKYYLKQFNDKAGRNVKMPDDFLTLLKSHQWKGNIRELKNVMERAVILSDDTLTAASLPPQFSAQTIQSNNNSLDLQSIEKHHIIKVLAYTRGNKTEAARLLGIGLTTLYRKLDEYAL; encoded by the coding sequence ATGCAATCCACCATCCTCATTATCGACGACGAAAAGAAACTCAACGACCTGCTGTCGCGCATCATCAGTCTGGAAGGTTTCCGGGTAGTGCAGGCCTATAATGGCAAGGACGGTTTAAAATTGCTAGAGCAGGAAGATGTGCTGGTTGTACTAAGTGATGTAAAACTGCCCGATGCCAATGGGGTGGAACTGGTTAAAACCATCAAAACCAAGAAGCCTTATGTGGAGGTAATAAATCTTACGGCGTACGGCACCATCAATGATGGCGTGCAATCCATCAAGAACGGCGCTTTTAATTATATTGTTAAGGGCGATGATAACGACAAGATCATCCCGCTGCTTAACCAGGCAGTAGAGAAAGCCCGGTTACATCAAAGCATTTTCAATGCCGAAAAAAAGGTAAGCAGCAAGCACAGTTTTGCACAGATCATCGGGCAATCAAAAGCGATAGTGGAAGCTGTAAATCTGGCCCGCAAGGTTGCCGCTACCGATACCACCGTTTTGCTTTTGGGCGATACCGGCACAGGTAAGGAAGTTTTCGCATCTGCTATCCATTATGAGAGCCAGCGCCGTTTAATGCCCTTTGTGGCTATTAACTGTAGCAGCTTTAGCGGTGAGTTATTGGAAAGTGAGCTATTTGGCTACAAAGCGGGTGCATTTACCGGGGCCACTAAAGACAAGAAAGGTTTGTTTGAAGAGGCGCACCATGGCAGCATATTTTTAGATGAGATAGGCGAAATGAGCCTGGAGCTACAGGCTAAGTTGTTGCGTGTGCTGGAAAGCAAAACTTTCATTAAACTCGGCGATACACAAACCACCAAGGTAAATATCCGCATTATGGCGGCCACCAACCGCGATCTGCAAAAAGAAGCCGATGAGGGCAAGTTCCGGCTCGATCTCTATTACCGCCTTTCGGTGTTCACCATCGCGCTGCCATCATTAAATGAGCGAACGGATGATATCGGCCTGCTGGCCAAATATTACCTTAAACAGTTTAATGATAAAGCCGGCCGTAACGTAAAAATGCCCGACGACTTTTTAACCCTATTAAAAAGCCACCAGTGGAAAGGTAATATCCGGGAATTGAAAAATGTAATGGAACGGGCTGTGATCCTTTCTGATGATACCCTGACCGCCGCTTCCCTTCCTCCGCAATTCAGCGCGCAAACCATTCAGAGCAACAACAATTCACTGGATCTGCAAAGCATTGAAAAACATCATATTATAAAGGTATTGGCTTACACCCGGGGAAACAAAACCGAAGCTGCACGCCTGCTTGGAATAGGCCTGACAACACTGTACAGGAAATTAGATGAGTACGCCCTGTAA
- a CDS encoding glycosyl hydrolase family 32 → MSNYIKATVISLGVLAASYCSAQKTMQSFATEKYRPQFHFSPKAHWMNDPNGMVFLNGTYHLFFQYHPGGTTWGPMHWGHATSPDLMHWTEQPIALYPDSLGTIFSGSAVIDKDNTAGFGKNAMVAIFTYHNQKLEDAKTGRHQYQGIAYSTDEGKTWTKYHGNPVLPNPGIPDFRDPKVQWYQAGKKWVMTLATKDRITFYSSPDLKKWTKESDFGATLGAHGGVWECPDLFSLDDNGKQKWVLLVSINPGGPSGGSATQYFTGSFDGKTFTPDNVTTRWIDYGADNYAGVTFSNTGSRKVFIGWMSNWQYANVVPTQNWRSANTIPRELKLRDVNGQAYLVAMPVKELAAITSSAGTLPEQTVNGKLDLSKSVSTFGGKYMVDLELPVREDIALHLTNASGDEVIIGYDKASNTYYTDRTKAGDLSFEKSFARKTIAPRIAGGESLSIKLLVDAASAEVFADGGLSVLTDIFFPKEPLNLLHITTKGPVKIKKIKYAAVKSSL, encoded by the coding sequence ATGAGCAACTATATAAAAGCAACTGTGATCAGCCTCGGTGTACTTGCCGCCTCCTATTGCAGCGCCCAGAAAACGATGCAGTCATTCGCAACTGAAAAATACCGCCCTCAATTTCACTTTTCGCCAAAGGCGCACTGGATGAACGATCCTAACGGTATGGTTTTCCTTAATGGTACTTATCATCTCTTTTTTCAATACCATCCGGGCGGCACCACCTGGGGGCCGATGCATTGGGGGCACGCCACCAGTCCTGACCTGATGCACTGGACCGAACAGCCTATTGCGCTTTACCCTGATAGCCTGGGGACAATATTTTCGGGCAGTGCGGTTATCGATAAGGATAACACCGCCGGTTTTGGCAAAAATGCGATGGTAGCCATTTTCACCTATCACAACCAAAAATTAGAAGATGCTAAAACTGGCCGACACCAGTACCAGGGAATTGCCTATAGTACCGATGAAGGTAAAACATGGACCAAGTACCATGGAAACCCGGTACTGCCCAATCCCGGCATTCCTGATTTTCGCGACCCGAAAGTACAATGGTACCAAGCCGGGAAAAAGTGGGTGATGACGCTGGCCACTAAGGACAGGATAACTTTTTACTCATCTCCCGATTTAAAAAAATGGACCAAGGAAAGCGATTTTGGCGCCACATTGGGTGCACACGGCGGCGTTTGGGAATGCCCCGACCTGTTTAGTTTGGATGATAACGGTAAACAAAAATGGGTATTGCTGGTCAGCATCAATCCCGGCGGGCCAAGCGGCGGTTCGGCAACACAATACTTTACCGGTAGCTTCGATGGTAAAACCTTTACACCGGATAATGTTACTACGCGTTGGATAGATTACGGGGCCGATAACTATGCAGGGGTTACTTTCTCTAACACCGGCAGCCGCAAGGTATTTATAGGGTGGATGAGTAACTGGCAATATGCCAATGTAGTGCCTACTCAAAACTGGCGCAGCGCCAATACGATACCTCGTGAACTAAAGTTGCGGGATGTAAATGGCCAGGCCTATTTAGTTGCCATGCCGGTAAAGGAGCTTGCCGCTATTACTTCATCTGCGGGCACACTGCCGGAGCAAACAGTAAATGGCAAGCTCGATCTTTCTAAATCTGTAAGCACTTTTGGCGGCAAATATATGGTAGACCTGGAACTACCTGTCAGGGAAGATATTGCATTGCATTTAACCAATGCTAGTGGAGATGAGGTAATAATAGGCTATGATAAAGCCAGTAACACCTATTACACCGACCGTACCAAAGCTGGCGATTTGAGTTTTGAGAAAAGTTTTGCCCGTAAAACGATAGCGCCACGCATAGCTGGGGGGGAAAGCTTATCCATAAAGTTGTTGGTTGATGCAGCTTCGGCAGAGGTTTTTGCAGATGGTGGTTTATCGGTATTGACTGATATTTTCTTCCCGAAAGAGCCGCTGAATTTGTTGCACATCACAACCAAAGGGCCTGTTAAGATTAAAAAGATAAAATATGCGGCAGTAAAATCATCGCTATGA
- a CDS encoding potassium-transporting ATPase subunit KdpA, translating to MNTELLGIAVSFVLMLVIGIPLGKYLAKMFAGEKVWTDFMKPLENGIYKLSGINPNEPMDWKQFLKAMMCINILWLVYGFFVLMYQDKLPLNPDGNPGMTADLSFNTIISFVVNCNLQHYSGESGVSYLVQHFIIMFLQFVSAATGIACAVAFFKAFRDKTTNNLGNFWNYFVKAITRLLLPLSIVVALILTFNGTPSSYAGKDQFISLQGDTVHVSRGPAAQMIAIKHLGTNGGGWFGANSAHPLENPNYLTNITEIVSQMIIPIAMVLCFGYFIGRKKLGWIIFGVMMIGALMLLIPSISSETGGSSAIAKMGIAQPTGAMEGKEVRIGPTATAYWSTFTTIVSTGSVNGMHDSTMALTGLWQLLGMMINGFFGGCGVGVLNYFIYLIIAVFISGLMVGRTPEFLGHKVEAREVKIAALITLLSPFLIMAGTAIAAFVFTNHGNADWAVKPSAWLNNPSYHGFSEMLYEMTSSNANNGSGFEGLGDNNIFWNVSTGILMILGRFLPIIGPVAIAGLLAQKKYIPESAGTLKTDTVTFGLMTFAVILVLNALSYFPALALGPIAEFFSMPK from the coding sequence ATGAACACAGAACTATTAGGAATCGCAGTCTCCTTTGTGCTGATGCTGGTTATCGGCATCCCACTGGGCAAGTACCTGGCAAAAATGTTTGCCGGCGAAAAAGTCTGGACCGATTTTATGAAACCGCTGGAGAACGGCATCTATAAACTATCGGGCATCAACCCTAATGAGCCAATGGACTGGAAACAGTTCCTGAAAGCCATGATGTGCATCAACATCCTGTGGCTGGTATACGGCTTTTTTGTTTTGATGTACCAGGACAAGCTTCCCCTCAATCCAGACGGCAACCCGGGCATGACCGCTGATTTGTCATTTAATACCATCATCAGTTTTGTAGTGAACTGTAATCTGCAGCACTACAGCGGCGAAAGCGGCGTAAGCTATCTGGTGCAGCATTTTATTATCATGTTCCTGCAGTTTGTGAGTGCTGCCACCGGGATAGCCTGCGCAGTAGCTTTCTTTAAGGCCTTCCGCGATAAAACAACCAATAACCTGGGCAACTTTTGGAATTATTTTGTAAAAGCCATCACCCGTTTGTTATTGCCACTGTCTATCGTAGTTGCACTTATCTTAACTTTCAATGGCACACCGAGCAGCTATGCGGGTAAAGACCAGTTCATTTCGCTACAGGGCGATACGGTACACGTATCACGTGGACCAGCTGCACAAATGATCGCTATCAAACACTTAGGCACCAATGGCGGTGGCTGGTTTGGCGCCAACTCTGCACATCCGTTGGAAAATCCTAACTACTTAACCAATATCACCGAGATCGTTTCGCAAATGATCATTCCTATCGCAATGGTGCTTTGCTTTGGTTACTTTATCGGTCGCAAAAAACTGGGCTGGATTATATTTGGTGTCATGATGATCGGCGCATTGATGCTCCTCATCCCCAGTATCAGCAGCGAAACGGGCGGCAGCTCTGCAATCGCGAAAATGGGTATAGCCCAGCCAACCGGCGCGATGGAAGGCAAGGAGGTACGCATTGGCCCAACCGCTACCGCATACTGGAGCACCTTTACCACTATCGTATCAACAGGATCTGTTAACGGCATGCACGACAGCACCATGGCTCTTACCGGTTTATGGCAATTGCTGGGTATGATGATCAACGGGTTCTTTGGTGGCTGCGGTGTAGGTGTATTGAATTACTTTATTTACCTCATCATCGCCGTGTTCATATCCGGACTGATGGTGGGCCGGACCCCGGAATTCTTAGGCCACAAAGTAGAGGCAAGGGAAGTGAAGATAGCTGCATTGATCACCTTGCTGAGTCCTTTCCTTATTATGGCAGGTACAGCTATAGCGGCATTTGTTTTCACCAACCATGGCAATGCCGACTGGGCAGTTAAACCATCGGCTTGGCTAAATAACCCAAGCTATCACGGTTTCAGCGAAATGCTGTACGAGATGACTTCATCCAATGCCAACAACGGTTCGGGCTTTGAAGGCCTGGGCGATAACAATATTTTCTGGAACGTAAGTACCGGCATCCTGATGATACTCGGCAGGTTCCTGCCAATTATTGGTCCGGTGGCTATAGCCGGCTTACTTGCTCAAAAGAAATATATCCCCGAATCTGCCGGTACCTTGAAAACTGATACCGTAACCTTCGGCTTGATGACCTTCGCTGTAATACTTGTTTTAAACGCATTATCCTACTTCCCTGCCCTGGCCCTTGGCCCTATTGCAGAGTTCTTTTCAATGCCTAAGTAA
- a CDS encoding potassium transporter Kup: protein MTLHLKKLSAAGMLVTLGIIFGDIGTSPLYVFQTLLIEGGKVDESLVLGAISCIFWTLTLQTTFKYIFITLQADNKGEGGIFSLYALVRRYGKWLAIPAIIGAGTLLADGIITPPISVTSAIEGLNLVPAFAEHIVPGNNLVLFIVIGIMLLLFFIQQFGTKVVGSAFGPVMLLWFLMLAVLGGIQLTHYPQIIKALNPYYGAKLLMDHPSGFWLLGAVFLCTTGAEALYSDLGHCGRKNIQVTWIYVKTALMLNYLGQGAWVLTRPAGMNFKGVNPFFEIVPHFFLLPSIALATLATIIASQALISGSFTLISEAISMNFWPKITVKYPSNIRGQIYIPSINWILCIGCIAVSLYFRTSAAMTAAYGFSITIAMLSTTILMYYFMRYVKHWPLWLVTIILCVFLTVEFSFFVANAVKILKRLFFLVFEFGLIFTMYIWFRARKINNRFLHFIDLKDQIPLLTALSNDQGVSKFATHLIYLTKANNSKQIEQKIMYSILSRKPKRADVYWFIHIERTDEPFTMEYTVDEVANDKVIRVEFRLGFRIQPRINVLFRKVVEDMVKRQEINITSRYESLNQYNLAADFQFVIMEKFLSYNNEFSVREGFILNSYFAIKKLAQTEAKAFGLDTSETRIEKIPMVVNPLGNINLRRVDLTN from the coding sequence ATGACTTTACATTTAAAGAAATTATCAGCAGCCGGGATGCTGGTAACCCTCGGAATAATTTTTGGCGATATCGGTACCTCGCCCTTGTATGTTTTTCAAACCTTATTGATAGAAGGAGGTAAAGTTGACGAGAGCCTGGTACTTGGCGCTATCTCCTGTATCTTCTGGACCTTAACCCTTCAAACAACCTTTAAATACATTTTTATAACCCTGCAGGCAGATAACAAGGGCGAGGGCGGCATCTTTTCGCTTTATGCCTTGGTGAGGCGATACGGCAAATGGCTGGCCATCCCCGCAATTATAGGGGCGGGCACTTTACTGGCCGATGGGATCATTACTCCTCCTATCTCCGTAACGTCTGCCATAGAAGGCCTTAACCTGGTACCAGCCTTTGCCGAACACATTGTGCCTGGCAATAACCTGGTACTGTTTATTGTTATCGGCATTATGTTGCTGCTTTTCTTCATTCAGCAGTTTGGCACAAAGGTGGTAGGATCGGCATTTGGCCCGGTGATGCTGCTTTGGTTTTTAATGTTGGCCGTGTTGGGTGGCATCCAACTTACACACTATCCACAAATCATCAAAGCTTTAAATCCTTATTACGGTGCAAAATTACTAATGGATCACCCGAGCGGATTTTGGCTCCTGGGCGCTGTATTTTTATGTACTACGGGTGCCGAAGCCTTGTATTCAGATTTGGGGCATTGCGGCCGCAAGAATATCCAGGTTACTTGGATCTATGTAAAAACGGCTTTAATGCTCAACTACCTTGGGCAGGGAGCCTGGGTTTTAACCCGGCCTGCGGGGATGAACTTTAAGGGAGTTAATCCTTTTTTTGAGATCGTACCACACTTTTTCCTGCTGCCCAGCATCGCCCTGGCAACCCTGGCTACTATTATTGCCAGCCAGGCACTCATCAGCGGATCGTTCACCCTCATCAGCGAGGCCATCAGCATGAATTTCTGGCCTAAGATCACGGTCAAATATCCGTCAAACATCCGCGGACAGATCTACATCCCCAGCATCAACTGGATCCTGTGTATCGGTTGTATTGCCGTATCGCTTTACTTCCGTACTTCTGCCGCCATGACAGCTGCTTATGGCTTTTCTATCACCATCGCCATGCTCAGCACCACCATTTTAATGTATTACTTTATGCGCTATGTAAAGCACTGGCCGCTGTGGCTGGTTACCATTATATTGTGTGTATTTTTAACGGTAGAGTTTTCCTTCTTCGTTGCAAATGCGGTAAAGATCCTCAAACGGTTATTCTTCCTGGTGTTTGAATTCGGGCTGATATTTACCATGTACATCTGGTTCAGGGCGCGAAAGATCAATAACCGTTTCCTGCATTTTATTGATCTTAAGGACCAGATCCCCTTGCTAACCGCTCTAAGTAATGATCAGGGTGTATCTAAATTTGCCACGCACCTTATTTACCTCACCAAGGCCAATAACAGTAAGCAGATTGAACAAAAGATCATGTATTCTATCCTGAGCCGCAAGCCTAAAAGAGCCGATGTTTACTGGTTTATACACATAGAACGCACCGACGAACCTTTTACCATGGAATACACGGTAGATGAGGTGGCAAATGATAAGGTAATCAGGGTGGAATTCCGGCTTGGCTTCCGCATCCAGCCGCGCATCAACGTGCTGTTTAGAAAAGTAGTAGAAGATATGGTAAAACGGCAGGAGATCAACATCACCAGCCGGTACGAATCGTTGAACCAGTACAACCTGGCGGCAGACTTTCAGTTTGTGATCATGGAGAAATTCCTATCGTACAATAACGAGTTCAGCGTACGCGAAGGCTTCATCCTCAACAGCTATTTCGCCATCAAAAAACTGGCCCAAACCGAGGCGAAGGCCTTTGGCCTGGATACCAGCGAAACCCGGATTGAGAAGATCCCAATGGTGGTTAATCCATTAGGGAACATCAACCTGCGCAGGGTGGACTTAACCAACTAA